GAGCTGGTGAACTACGATTTACCCGCGCTGTTCGGCGCCGCCAAAGCCGTCCCTGCGAAATAATCAGAAAAGCAAGCACGCTCACGCGGATTCATAGTCGTTGACGCCACTCCCGGTCGTGTCGTGCGGCGTGCAAGACCGCGTAGATGACCACCGTGTCGCGAATCACCTGGAACACGATGCGATAAGGAAAGCGGCGTGGGTAAGCCCAGCGCACCTGCTTGCGACGATGTCGGATGCGGTAAAGTAACGGGTTGCGCGGCAACCGAGCCATCTTCTCGCGGACCGCGAGCAGAAACTCCCGGCCCAGCCCGGCCTGCTGTTTTTCATACCAGGCGTCGGCTTCCAACAGGTCGGTGTCCACCTCCGGGCGGACAACCAGATGGTAGTTCACTCACCCAGTCTCCGTTTGAGTCGGGCTTCAAACTCGTCCCAGGGGATGGCTGTTTCCGGATTTTTCTCGTGCGCTTCGATGCGGGCTTCGATCAACGCCTTCTCGCCGTCGGTCAACGGATCGTCCTCGTCGAGCCAGTCGTTGCCATCCAGTTCGGCCAGCTTAAGGCGAATCTCTTCCCGCTCGGCGGGGGTGAGCTTGGACAGTTCTGCGACGATCTCAGCTTTGCTCATGGCGGGAAAATAGCCCACTTACGCGGCAGTGTCAGCCCGAAATTCAGGGGGACAGTTAATGTGCTTCGGGAGCGTGGAATTTATTCCGCTTCAACGAGCGGTGTTCCGGGGCGCGCGAAAGAATTCTCCCTCTCCGC
The Candidatus Angelobacter sp. DNA segment above includes these coding regions:
- a CDS encoding type II toxin-antitoxin system RelE/ParE family toxin, giving the protein MNYHLVVRPEVDTDLLEADAWYEKQQAGLGREFLLAVREKMARLPRNPLLYRIRHRRKQVRWAYPRRFPYRIVFQVIRDTVVIYAVLHAARHDREWRQRL
- a CDS encoding addiction module protein — its product is MSKAEIVAELSKLTPAEREEIRLKLAELDGNDWLDEDDPLTDGEKALIEARIEAHEKNPETAIPWDEFEARLKRRLGE